The Salinibaculum sp. SYNS191 genome has a window encoding:
- a CDS encoding heavy metal translocating P-type ATPase, which translates to MHAGHEQMFRRRFFISTLLSIPVLLYSETLQSWLGFSVPAFPGSEWINPVFAVVVFAYGGVPFLKMAVPELRDRTPGMMMLISMAISVAFVYSLASVVFPTSSAFFWELVTLIDIMLLGHWIEMRSVRRASSALDELAKLMPDTAERITDDGTEEVPVSDLSEGDLVLVRPGASVPADGVVEEGDSDVNEAMVTGESKPVSKEPGDDVIGGTVNGDGSLRVRIDATGEDTTLAGIMRLVEEAQSSQSRTQVLADRAAGWLFYVAVGAAVVTAIAWTVAVSFNATVIERVVTVLVIACPHALGLAIPLVVAINTSLAARNGMLVRDRIAMEQARNLDAIIFDKTGTLTEGEHGVVGMETVDSVDQTEALALAAAVESDSEHMIARAIREAAAERDVSVPDASGFEAMKGRGVRATVSVSSEARGSSDASDGGQEVYVGGPNLLDYLDSEVPESLAAFADEAGENAQTVVYLVRDGDLVAAFAMADVIRDESYRVVEALHDIGIEVAMLTGDSADVANAVAEELGIDTVFAEVLPEDKDTKVQELQDEGKLVAMVGDGVNDAPALTRADVGIAIGSGTDVAVQSADVILVQNNPMDVVRLVKLSKASYRKMQENIVWAAGYNVFALPLAAGVLAPIGILLSPAVGALLMSLSTVIVAINAQLLRRVDLSVLSLPGMPASDGPRPAG; encoded by the coding sequence ATGCACGCGGGTCACGAACAGATGTTTCGGCGTCGCTTTTTTATCTCGACGCTGCTCTCCATCCCGGTACTCCTCTACAGTGAAACGCTTCAGTCGTGGCTGGGCTTCTCTGTTCCCGCGTTTCCCGGCAGCGAGTGGATAAATCCCGTCTTCGCCGTCGTCGTCTTCGCCTACGGTGGCGTCCCCTTCCTCAAGATGGCCGTTCCGGAACTGCGCGACAGAACGCCGGGGATGATGATGCTCATCTCGATGGCAATCAGCGTCGCCTTCGTCTACAGTCTGGCAAGCGTCGTCTTTCCCACCTCGTCGGCCTTTTTCTGGGAACTGGTGACGCTCATCGACATCATGCTGCTGGGCCACTGGATAGAGATGCGTTCAGTTCGGCGCGCCTCCAGCGCGCTTGACGAACTGGCGAAACTCATGCCTGACACCGCCGAGCGCATCACCGACGATGGCACCGAGGAGGTCCCAGTCAGCGACCTCTCGGAGGGTGACCTCGTGCTCGTGCGACCGGGCGCGAGCGTGCCCGCAGACGGTGTCGTCGAAGAGGGCGACTCTGACGTGAACGAGGCGATGGTTACCGGCGAGTCGAAACCCGTCTCGAAAGAACCAGGCGACGACGTGATTGGGGGCACCGTCAACGGCGACGGGAGTCTCCGCGTCCGCATCGACGCGACCGGTGAGGATACCACGCTGGCAGGCATCATGCGACTGGTCGAAGAAGCCCAGTCGAGCCAGTCGAGGACGCAGGTGCTGGCCGACCGGGCGGCAGGGTGGCTGTTCTACGTCGCCGTCGGCGCGGCTGTCGTGACTGCTATTGCGTGGACGGTGGCGGTATCGTTCAACGCAACGGTCATCGAGCGCGTGGTCACGGTGCTGGTTATCGCCTGCCCGCACGCACTTGGCCTCGCGATTCCGCTGGTGGTCGCCATCAACACCTCGCTGGCTGCCCGGAACGGGATGCTCGTCCGGGACCGCATCGCCATGGAGCAGGCCCGCAATCTCGACGCCATCATCTTCGACAAGACGGGGACGCTCACCGAGGGCGAACACGGCGTCGTCGGGATGGAGACGGTCGACAGCGTCGACCAGACCGAGGCACTCGCGCTCGCGGCGGCCGTCGAGAGCGACTCCGAACACATGATCGCCCGCGCCATTCGTGAGGCCGCCGCCGAACGCGACGTCTCCGTCCCCGACGCGAGCGGATTCGAAGCGATGAAAGGCCGAGGCGTCAGAGCGACCGTGAGTGTCTCCAGCGAAGCTAGAGGCTCGTCGGATGCGTCCGACGGTGGTCAGGAGGTCTACGTCGGCGGGCCGAATCTACTGGATTATCTTGACAGCGAGGTACCCGAGTCGCTCGCGGCCTTTGCTGACGAGGCTGGAGAGAACGCACAGACCGTGGTCTACCTCGTTCGAGACGGAGACCTCGTCGCAGCCTTCGCCATGGCCGACGTCATCAGAGACGAGAGCTATCGCGTGGTCGAGGCGCTCCACGACATCGGCATCGAGGTGGCGATGCTGACTGGTGATTCAGCGGACGTGGCAAACGCCGTCGCCGAGGAACTGGGTATCGACACCGTCTTCGCCGAAGTGCTGCCCGAGGACAAGGACACGAAAGTTCAGGAACTGCAGGACGAGGGCAAACTCGTGGCGATGGTCGGCGACGGCGTCAACGACGCACCCGCCCTCACTCGGGCAGACGTGGGCATCGCCATCGGGAGCGGGACCGACGTGGCCGTCCAGTCGGCAGACGTCATCCTCGTCCAGAACAATCCGATGGACGTGGTGCGACTGGTGAAACTCAGCAAGGCCAGCTACCGGAAGATGCAGGAGAATATCGTCTGGGCGGCGGGGTACAACGTCTTCGCCCTCCCGCTTGCTGCTGGTGTGCTCGCTCCAATCGGTATCCTACTGTCGCCTGCTGTCGGTGCACTGTTGATGTCGCTGAGTACGGTCATCGTTGCCATCAACGCACAACTGCTACGTCGGGTGGACCTCTCTGTCCTGAGTTTGCCAGGAATGCCAGCATCAGATGGCCCACGGCCAGCGGGGTGA
- a CDS encoding SHOCT domain-containing protein, whose amino-acid sequence MDQTRGQRTEGRLLATMALVVVLVIAFSSPVAAHSGDDGFHHHDGWMGSHDGGFGYLWMTLWMVVLIGVPLALGYLFLTRRDSGRETTDDALTVLRRRYAEGEIDEEEFDSRRRKLQAGE is encoded by the coding sequence ATGGACCAAACACGCGGCCAGCGAACTGAGGGACGACTCCTCGCCACGATGGCACTGGTCGTCGTACTCGTTATCGCCTTCAGCAGCCCCGTCGCCGCCCACAGCGGCGACGACGGCTTCCACCACCACGACGGCTGGATGGGGTCCCATGATGGGGGCTTTGGATACCTGTGGATGACGCTCTGGATGGTCGTTCTGATTGGCGTCCCGCTCGCTCTCGGGTACCTGTTTCTCACCCGGCGTGATTCGGGCAGGGAGACGACCGACGACGCACTTACCGTTTTGCGGCGCCGCTACGCCGAGGGAGAAATCGACGAAGAAGAGTTCGATTCCCGCCGTCGGAAACTCCAAGCCGGTGAGTAA
- a CDS encoding nucleotidyltransferase domain-containing protein, translating to MQSSKVLFDFPFPEERIFRYQAMQDILHHLANNPFEEFTQQELASITGADVSSISRSVDLLEKLGVIAVSEQRPARITIDMDHLQRPGPVFMIPQSEFRKPVQAYLDELETRIQESEELDELVGVVLFGSVARGTADRRSDIDLLIIVDGALTYGRRICTSLARDIEEESFAGNRYEFEVLVETPDTAISHGGELTEIFDYGLVLDRSARLQDLRQNIYATSGEGA from the coding sequence ATGCAAAGTTCGAAGGTGCTTTTTGATTTCCCATTTCCGGAAGAACGGATCTTCCGGTACCAGGCGATGCAGGACATCCTTCACCACCTCGCGAACAATCCCTTCGAAGAGTTCACACAACAAGAACTTGCGTCGATTACGGGCGCGGACGTGTCGTCGATTTCCCGTTCGGTCGACCTCCTCGAAAAACTGGGTGTGATCGCGGTGAGTGAACAGCGTCCCGCCCGAATTACGATCGACATGGATCACCTTCAGCGACCGGGACCCGTGTTCATGATACCACAGTCCGAATTCCGCAAGCCAGTTCAAGCCTATCTCGATGAACTCGAGACGCGTATCCAAGAGAGTGAGGAGCTCGACGAACTCGTTGGGGTCGTCCTCTTTGGGAGCGTCGCTCGCGGAACAGCAGACCGTCGCAGTGACATCGACCTCCTCATCATCGTTGACGGTGCCCTCACCTACGGACGACGTATTTGTACGTCTCTCGCGCGTGACATCGAGGAGGAATCATTCGCTGGCAACCGGTACGAGTTCGAGGTACTCGTGGAAACGCCGGACACCGCCATCTCCCACGGAGGCGAGCTGACAGAGATCTTCGATTACGGGCTGGTACTCGACCGTTCTGCCCGGCTACAGGATCTCCGTCAGAACATCTACGCCACGTCAGGAGAGGGTGCATAG
- a CDS encoding IS110 family transposase: MYLGIDVHKRYAQVAVMDEAGEIVEEVRVENANLDDLAQRYAGSQAALEATSNYYHIHDTLSEHLDVTVAHPKELNQIADTDKKTDRVDAKELARMVRLNSVPESYVPTDEVREARALVRGRQTLVENRTKYANKIHGLLSDHGITEDVKPLTQEGREFLRELSLPTPWDSLLESYIELIETLSEEIRNLEETIEERAGSLKETQLLMTIPGVSYYTALTIYAELGEISRFDGDKSVVSYVGLNPVIRESGDSRIEGSISKRGSGRVRWLLVQAANTAVHTCNDEYLSRFYERLASRKNSQKAIVACARKMLVSIYHMLDRGEVYDPPDVNA; encoded by the coding sequence ATGTACCTCGGAATTGATGTCCACAAACGGTACGCACAGGTGGCAGTAATGGATGAGGCTGGAGAGATCGTCGAAGAGGTTCGCGTCGAGAACGCGAACCTCGACGACCTCGCCCAGCGGTATGCTGGTTCTCAAGCTGCACTTGAGGCGACCAGCAATTACTACCACATCCACGATACGCTGTCGGAGCATTTGGATGTGACTGTTGCTCACCCGAAGGAACTGAATCAGATCGCCGACACTGACAAGAAAACTGATCGCGTTGACGCCAAAGAACTCGCGCGGATGGTTCGGTTGAACTCCGTTCCGGAGAGCTACGTTCCAACCGACGAGGTCAGGGAAGCCCGCGCACTCGTGCGCGGGCGACAGACTCTGGTGGAGAACCGCACCAAGTACGCCAACAAGATCCACGGACTCCTCTCCGATCACGGCATCACTGAGGACGTGAAGCCGCTGACTCAGGAGGGACGAGAGTTCCTGCGGGAACTCTCGCTCCCGACGCCGTGGGACTCCCTGCTAGAGTCGTACATTGAGCTGATTGAGACGCTCAGCGAAGAGATTCGCAATCTGGAAGAGACGATCGAAGAACGCGCTGGGTCTCTGAAGGAGACCCAGCTGCTGATGACGATTCCCGGCGTGAGTTACTATACGGCGTTGACGATTTATGCCGAGTTAGGCGAGATCAGTCGGTTTGACGGTGATAAATCGGTCGTCAGTTATGTCGGATTGAACCCGGTGATCCGCGAGTCAGGCGACTCGCGGATCGAGGGGAGTATTTCGAAACGTGGATCGGGTCGTGTCCGGTGGTTGCTCGTCCAGGCTGCAAACACAGCAGTTCACACCTGTAACGATGAGTACCTAAGCCGCTTCTATGAGCGGCTAGCAAGCCGGAAGAACTCACAGAAGGCAATCGTCGCCTGCGCTCGGAAAATGCTGGTGTCGATCTACCACATGCTAGACCGAGGCGAGGTATACGATCCGCCTGATGTGAATGCGTAG